One genomic window of Procambarus clarkii isolate CNS0578487 chromosome 43, FALCON_Pclarkii_2.0, whole genome shotgun sequence includes the following:
- the LOC123755671 gene encoding putative uncharacterized protein ENSP00000383309 gives MRTRPHTKNMRTRPHTKNMRTRPHTKNMRTRPHTKNKRTRPHTKNMRTRPHTKNKRTRPHTKNTRIRPHTKNKRTRPHTKNKRTRPHTKNMRTRPHTKNKRTRPHTKNTRTRPHTKNKRTRPHTKNMRTRPHTKNKRTRPHTKNMRTRPHTKNKRTRPHTKNTRTRPHTKDKRTRHHTKNKRTRPHTKNMRTRPHTKNKRTRLHTKNMRTRPHTKNKRTRPHTKNMRTRPHTKNKRTRPHTKNMSTRPHTKNKRTRPHTKNKRTRPHTKNKRPRPHTKNMRTRPHTKNMRTRPHTKNMRTRPHTKNMRTRPHTKNKRTRPHTKNMRTRPHTKNKRTRPHTKNKRTRPHTKNKRTRPHTKNMRTRPHTKNKRTRPHTKNMRTRPHTKNKRTRPHTKNTRTRPHTKNKRTRHHTKNKRTRPHTKNMRTRPHTKNKRTRPHNKEHEDPASYQEQEDPASYQEHEDPASYQEQEDPASYQEHEDPASYQEQEDPASYQEHEDPASYQEQEDPASYQEQEDPASYQEHEDPASYQEHEDPASYQEHEDPASYQEHEDPASYKPDQH, from the coding sequence ATGAGGACCCGGCCTCATACCAAGAACATGAGGACCCGGCCTCATACCAAGAACATGAGGACCCGGCCTCATACCAAGAACATGAGGACCCGGCCTCATACCAAGAACAAGAGGACCCGGCCTCATACCAAGAACATGAGGACCCGGCCTCATACCAAGAACAAGAGGACCCGGCCTCATACCAAGAACACGAGGATCCGGCCTCATACCAAGAACAAGAGGACCCGGCCTCATACCAAGAACAAGAGGACCCGGCCTCATACCAAGAATATGAGGACCCGGCCTCATACCAAGAACAAGAGGACCCGGCCTCATACCAAGAACACGAGGACCCGGCCTCATACCAAGAACAAGAGGACCCGGCCTCATACCAAGAACATGAGGACCCGGCCTCATACCAAGAACAAGAGGACCCGGCCTCATACCAAGAACATGAGGACCCGGCCTCATACCAAGAACAAGAGGACCCGGCCACATACCAAGAACACGAGGACCCGGCCTCATACCAAAGACAAGAGGACCCGGCATCATACCAAGAACAAGAGGACCCGGCCTCATACCAAGAACATGAGGACCCGGCCTCATACCAAGAACAAGAGGACCCGGCTTCATACCAAGAACATGAGGACCCGGCCTCATACCAAGAACAAGAGGACCCGGCCTCATACCAAGAACATGAGGACCCGGCCTCATACCAAGAACAAGAGGACCCGGCCTCATACCAAGAACATGAGCACCCGGCCTCATACCAAGAACAAGAGGACCCGGCCTCATACCAAGAACAAGAGGACCCGGCCTCATACCAAGAACAAGAGGCCCCGGCCTCATACCAAGAACATGAGGACCCGGCCTCATACCAAGAACATGAGGACCCGGCCTCATACCAAGAACATGAGGACCCGGCCTCATACCAAGAACATGAGGACCCGGCCTCATACCAAGAACAAGAGGACCCGGCCTCATACCAAGAACATGAGGACCCGGCCTCATACCAAGAACAAGAGGACCCGGCCTCATACCAAGAACAAGAGGACCCGGCCTCATACCAAGAACAAGAGGACCCGGCCTCATACCAAGAACATGAGGACCCGGCCTCATACCAAGAACAAGAGGACCCGGCCTCATACCAAGAACATGAGGACCCGGCCTCATACCAAGAACAAGAGGACCCGGCCACATACCAAGAACACGAGGACCCGGCCTCATACCAAGAACAAGAGGACCCGGCATCATACCAAGAACAAGAGGACCCGGCCTCATACCAAGAACATGAGGACCCGGCCTCATACCAAGAACAAGAGGACCCGGCCTCATAATAAAGAACATGAGGACCCGGCCTCATACCAAGAACAAGAGGACCCGGCCTCATACCAAGAACATGAGGACCCGGCCTCATACCAAGAACAAGAGGACCCGGCCTCATACCAAGAACATGAGGACCCGGCCTCATACCAAGAACAAGAGGACCCGGCCTCATACCAAGAACATGAGGACCCGGCCTCATACCAAGAACAAGAGGACCCGGCCTCATACCAAGAACAAGAGGACCCGGCCTCATACCAAGAACATGAGGACCCGGCCTCATACCAAGAACATGAGGACCCGGCCTCATACCAAGAACATGAGGACCCGGCCTCATACCAAGAACATGAGGACCCGGCCTCCTACAAGCCTGACCAGCACTGA